The following are encoded in a window of Ignicoccus islandicus DSM 13165 genomic DNA:
- a CDS encoding PIN domain-containing protein: MAKHGFPEEAIEKVSDFIRDFKVTMLRDYQDPDELVKAIEFYRLAPNDAQIVLTCKHSNIESLATFDEDFKRIPWLKIIGTERL, from the coding sequence ATAGCCAAGCACGGATTTCCCGAAGAAGCCATAGAAAAGGTTAGCGACTTCATTAGAGATTTCAAAGTAACCATGCTAAGGGATTATCAAGACCCAGACGAGCTAGTAAAGGCAATTGAGTTTTATAGACTGGCACCAAACGATGCGCAAATAGTCTTAACTTGCAAGCATAGCAACATAGAATCGCTAGCAACGTTCGACGAAGACTTTAAGCGTATACCATGGCTCAAAATAATAGGTACAGAGAGACTATAA
- a CDS encoding PIN domain-containing protein: MICLDTNVIYHFLFETELTNTSEKILREAIIGGMAIPMIVYNELLYIVGAKIARVKIWC; encoded by the coding sequence GTGATATGCCTTGATACAAATGTCATCTATCACTTCCTCTTTGAAACAGAACTAACAAATACCTCAGAGAAAATCCTCCGGGAGGCCATTATAGGAGGTATGGCTATCCCTATGATAGTATACAATGAGTTGCTCTACATCGTAGGCGCCAAGATTGCACGGGTAAAAATATGGTGTTAA
- a CDS encoding antitoxin family protein: MVNGATFDMGAEDLSKVVRVKYEKGVLKPLNSVNLEEGKEYKVIVEEDIDELIKRYRGVLGKSSVEEFKELEEEAQTQ; the protein is encoded by the coding sequence TTGGTTAATGGAGCCACATTTGATATGGGTGCGGAAGATTTGTCCAAGGTTGTTAGAGTGAAGTATGAGAAGGGCGTGCTAAAACCGCTGAATAGCGTCAACCTTGAGGAGGGCAAAGAGTACAAGGTGATAGTGGAAGAGGACATAGATGAACTAATCAAAAGGTACAGAGGTGTTCTCGGGAAATCATCTGTTGAGGAGTTCAAGGAGCTCGAGGAGGAGGCACAAACCCAGTGA
- a CDS encoding PIN domain-containing protein, protein MYTEHELYKVLTEFRLLPSDAIIALTCKHYDIDTILTFDEDFKRVPWLKVIP, encoded by the coding sequence ATGTACACCGAGCACGAGCTATATAAAGTTCTAACGGAGTTTAGATTGTTGCCAAGCGACGCCATCATAGCTTTAACTTGCAAGCACTACGATATAGATACTATCCTTACGTTCGACGAAGACTTCAAGCGTGTTCCATGGCTCAAGGTAATCCCGTGA
- a CDS encoding PIN domain-containing protein, translating into MIFVDTNVLYYILHKTPRTEEALTILEENPGDYVIDMMVHNEIIYASTRRYLEHIHGVKGAYLAKKWVKKHGYPEEVVNAVRELFKRLDNRANTKHVHRARAI; encoded by the coding sequence GTGATTTTCGTGGACACTAACGTACTATATTATATCCTCCATAAAACACCTAGAACAGAGGAAGCGTTAACCATACTAGAAGAGAATCCCGGTGATTATGTCATTGACATGATGGTTCATAACGAGATAATATATGCGTCAACGAGACGTTACCTAGAACACATACACGGGGTAAAGGGAGCATACTTAGCCAAGAAATGGGTAAAGAAACATGGGTACCCCGAGGAAGTAGTGAACGCTGTTAGAGAATTATTTAAGAGATTAGATAATAGGGCTAATACCAAGCATGTACACCGAGCACGAGCTATATAA
- a CDS encoding antitoxin family protein translates to MSKVIRVRYEKGVLKPLEPVKLREGEEVRIRIEENIRERLKGIIGILGESSEEELERYLEEAWQS, encoded by the coding sequence TTGTCCAAGGTTATAAGAGTAAGATACGAGAAGGGTGTGCTAAAGCCTCTAGAACCCGTCAAGCTTAGAGAAGGTGAAGAAGTAAGGATAAGGATTGAGGAGAACATTAGGGAGAGGCTGAAAGGTATTATCGGTATTCTCGGCGAGTCTAGCGAGGAGGAGCTAGAGAGGTACTTAGAGGAGGCCTGGCAGTCGTGA
- a CDS encoding AAA family ATPase — protein MGKLEQVAHSYLHKAFQLEKNGKKDEALKNYKIAANMIKKALELEPDHPLKNVYLEYLDHINNKIKLLQSDMMPEPIGGEEEEIELQSKPKVKWEDVVGLEEAKRAIEEAIIFPTKRPDLFPLGWPRGILLFGPPGCGKTMLAAAIASEIDGEFIYVDAATIMSKWLGEAEKNVAKIFKKAREIAKEGRPVVIFIDEVDSLLGTYSNEVGGEVRARNQFLKEMDGLQDKGERYFVYVIAATNKPWKLDEGFIRRFEKRIYIPLPDEEARRRLIEKTLARLNHNGIDVEELVRLTEGYSSADIVAILRDAHMITVRELFKETGGIGDPRPITMEDVKAALKRRKPSVKPETVKMYEEWAKKHGAY, from the coding sequence GTGGGGAAACTTGAACAAGTGGCCCACAGTTACCTCCACAAGGCGTTTCAACTAGAAAAGAACGGTAAGAAAGACGAAGCTTTAAAGAATTACAAGATAGCTGCTAATATGATCAAGAAGGCCCTCGAGCTCGAACCAGATCACCCATTAAAGAACGTATACTTAGAGTATCTAGACCATATAAATAACAAGATAAAGCTGCTTCAAAGCGATATGATGCCAGAACCCATAGGAGGGGAGGAAGAGGAAATAGAGCTCCAGAGCAAGCCCAAGGTGAAGTGGGAAGACGTAGTAGGTCTGGAGGAAGCGAAGAGGGCCATAGAAGAAGCGATAATATTTCCGACTAAAAGGCCAGACTTGTTCCCCTTGGGATGGCCTAGGGGAATACTCCTCTTCGGACCTCCGGGATGCGGAAAGACCATGCTAGCTGCTGCTATAGCGTCTGAGATAGACGGAGAATTCATTTACGTTGACGCTGCCACAATTATGAGCAAGTGGCTGGGCGAAGCAGAGAAGAACGTGGCAAAGATATTCAAGAAGGCTAGGGAAATAGCCAAGGAAGGCAGGCCCGTGGTAATATTCATTGACGAGGTCGACTCCCTTCTGGGCACGTACTCCAACGAGGTCGGTGGTGAAGTCAGAGCAAGGAACCAGTTCTTGAAAGAGATGGATGGCCTTCAGGACAAGGGGGAGAGGTATTTCGTTTACGTTATCGCCGCTACCAACAAGCCTTGGAAACTGGACGAAGGCTTCATAAGGAGGTTCGAAAAGAGAATATATATTCCTCTCCCCGATGAAGAGGCTAGAAGACGTTTAATAGAGAAAACCTTAGCTAGGCTCAACCACAACGGAATAGACGTTGAGGAGCTGGTCAGGCTGACCGAAGGCTATTCATCCGCAGACATAGTCGCAATCTTGAGAGACGCCCATATGATAACCGTGAGGGAGCTCTTCAAGGAAACCGGTGGCATAGGGGATCCGAGGCCTATAACTATGGAAGACGTGAAGGCTGCCTTAAAGAGGAGGAAGCCTAGCGTTAAGCCCGAGACCGTCAAGATGTATGAAGAGTGGGCCAAGAAGCACGGGGCTTATTGA
- a CDS encoding GntR family transcriptional regulator yields the protein MVIWLFFRKKKKQGRRLKHVYIDRLIKLNELVRKLDEEIFELERLKEERKEEYLRALREKEEEKARALEIEIKDLSKKVRDLKTTKNLLEMELRKMEKETSHANAVATLQRIYEVLEDRKAILEGALLPYAERAKSNIENVLIELKGLDMPTPNAQALKEVMIDSTELLKPIDSGLEKELNDAYNNAYWSTPSTQPVALADGAIRKYSFDEVVEKVYEVIRIYHQYGRAHKLSVKKIASHLGITEAEVRKALERLEKEGKIAIRKRG from the coding sequence ATGGTAATATGGCTTTTCTTTCGGAAAAAGAAGAAGCAAGGGAGGAGGCTCAAGCACGTTTACATTGATAGGTTAATAAAACTAAACGAACTGGTGAGGAAGCTAGACGAAGAGATATTTGAATTAGAGAGACTGAAAGAGGAGAGGAAAGAGGAGTACCTAAGGGCGCTTAGGGAAAAGGAAGAGGAGAAGGCTAGGGCGCTCGAAATAGAAATAAAGGACCTAAGCAAGAAGGTAAGGGATCTAAAGACCACGAAGAACTTACTTGAAATGGAACTAAGGAAGATGGAAAAGGAAACCAGCCACGCAAACGCAGTGGCCACTCTTCAGAGGATCTACGAGGTTCTGGAAGACAGGAAGGCTATACTGGAAGGGGCGCTATTGCCGTATGCTGAAAGGGCAAAGTCCAATATTGAGAACGTACTCATAGAGTTGAAGGGTCTCGATATGCCGACTCCCAATGCACAAGCTCTCAAAGAGGTAATGATAGACTCCACCGAACTATTGAAGCCTATCGATAGCGGATTAGAGAAGGAATTAAACGACGCTTACAATAACGCGTACTGGTCTACCCCATCAACGCAACCGGTAGCGTTGGCGGACGGTGCCATAAGGAAGTACTCATTCGATGAGGTAGTAGAGAAAGTTTACGAAGTAATTAGGATCTATCACCAATACGGTAGGGCACACAAGCTCTCCGTTAAGAAGATCGCGTCTCATCTAGGTATCACAGAGGCTGAGGTTAGGAAGGCTCTGGAGAGGCTAGAGAAGGAAGGGAAGATAGCGATAAGGAAGAGGGGATGA
- a CDS encoding CdvA-like protein has translation MEITLVEKYVGEPVKDPFGRIVGTLVSVYSNVDGEVEAVELAVGGNKFTRIPSERLSKKGEEVVVLPEWMAEAKSIYRKMDTAIRRIKALETMMSNSEVNKDIVIEMKKKMEQQLQSLKGKLGDVKKMLRERIGELEDQILEMDRALINLQMSYMAGEISDKRYQQAASAIRHQKEMAYEEKKSVKEWIEKLEKLEKPTEESEGVQNVHHQVSQPSVPPIMLDLSD, from the coding sequence ATGGAGATAACTCTCGTAGAGAAGTACGTCGGTGAACCCGTAAAGGACCCGTTCGGTAGGATAGTTGGAACCTTAGTAAGCGTTTACTCCAACGTGGATGGAGAAGTGGAGGCAGTAGAGTTAGCAGTTGGAGGTAACAAGTTCACTAGAATACCTTCTGAGAGGCTCTCTAAGAAGGGCGAAGAAGTAGTTGTGCTTCCTGAATGGATGGCCGAGGCTAAGAGCATATACAGGAAAATGGATACAGCGATAAGGAGGATAAAGGCCCTAGAAACCATGATGAGTAACAGCGAAGTTAACAAGGACATAGTAATTGAGATGAAGAAGAAAATGGAACAACAACTACAGAGCTTGAAGGGTAAGCTAGGCGACGTAAAGAAGATGCTAAGGGAGAGGATAGGGGAGTTAGAGGACCAGATACTCGAAATGGATAGGGCCTTGATAAACCTCCAGATGAGCTACATGGCTGGAGAGATTAGCGACAAAAGGTATCAGCAAGCTGCTAGCGCAATAAGGCATCAGAAGGAAATGGCTTACGAGGAGAAGAAGAGCGTTAAGGAGTGGATAGAGAAGTTAGAGAAGCTCGAGAAGCCCACTGAGGAGAGCGAAGGCGTTCAAAACGTTCACCACCAAGTGAGCCAACCTAGCGTACCACCGATAATGCTAGACTTGTCCGACTAA
- the hypB gene encoding hydrogenase nickel incorporation protein HypB → MQLVKIEVDVHQKYLEKARQLREIYDKAGVKVFELLGSPGSGKTALAEALIDRIKDKYSILYLGGDVASTLDAERIARHGVDATEINTGGICHLEPDHVMKALSNVDLSKYDVMFIENVGNLICPFSFPLGAHKRIMVVSVAEGEDKFVKHPMSTRLSDVIVISKVDLAPAIGVNVEKMEEDARKLNPKAPIVKVSVKTGEGLNELVSVLGL, encoded by the coding sequence GTGCAACTAGTCAAGATAGAGGTGGACGTCCATCAAAAATACTTGGAGAAGGCTCGTCAACTTAGAGAGATTTACGATAAAGCTGGAGTTAAGGTTTTCGAGCTACTAGGGAGTCCCGGATCGGGTAAAACGGCCTTAGCGGAAGCGCTGATAGATAGGATCAAGGACAAGTATTCCATATTGTACCTAGGAGGCGACGTGGCCTCTACTCTAGACGCAGAGAGGATAGCTAGACATGGGGTAGACGCTACCGAAATAAACACTGGAGGCATATGTCACCTCGAACCGGATCACGTTATGAAAGCTTTGAGTAACGTTGACTTGAGCAAGTACGATGTGATGTTTATAGAGAACGTCGGGAACCTCATATGTCCCTTCAGCTTCCCCTTGGGGGCTCACAAGAGGATAATGGTGGTATCCGTTGCAGAGGGCGAAGACAAGTTCGTGAAGCATCCAATGAGCACGAGGCTTTCCGACGTTATTGTAATAAGCAAAGTCGACTTAGCTCCCGCAATAGGCGTCAACGTTGAGAAGATGGAAGAGGACGCGAGGAAGCTCAATCCCAAAGCTCCGATAGTTAAAGTCTCCGTTAAGACGGGAGAAGGTTTGAACGAACTGGTTTCAGTGCTCGGCCTCTAA
- the dut gene encoding dUTP diphosphatase, with protein MLAVRRLHPKAKLPKRSNPWDAGLDLFSIENVTIGPSELKVVRTGIAVAIPRGFVGIIKDRSSKALKGLHCLAGVIDPGYRDEIKVIVINLGKEQIEITEGERFAQLLLVPIAYMDPIEVEELPPNDGRSGGFGSTGMK; from the coding sequence GTGTTAGCAGTAAGAAGGCTTCACCCGAAGGCTAAGTTACCGAAGAGGTCCAATCCATGGGATGCGGGGTTGGACCTATTCTCTATTGAGAATGTAACTATAGGACCTTCCGAGCTGAAGGTAGTTAGAACTGGAATAGCAGTCGCGATTCCCAGGGGGTTCGTCGGAATAATAAAGGACAGGTCCTCGAAGGCATTAAAGGGTTTACACTGCTTGGCGGGAGTGATAGATCCGGGATATAGGGACGAGATAAAAGTAATAGTTATTAACTTGGGCAAGGAGCAAATTGAAATAACGGAGGGCGAGAGGTTCGCCCAGCTCCTCTTGGTCCCAATAGCCTACATGGATCCAATAGAGGTGGAGGAACTCCCTCCTAACGATGGAAGGTCGGGAGGTTTCGGATCAACGGGGATGAAGTAA
- the uppS gene encoding polyprenyl diphosphate synthase has product MPLNRRRYNIALKGFRVTDKLLKPVYGIYEKRLEAEVKSRPLPRHVAIIPDGNRRWAKMKGFKEWYGHKEGYKKMREVLLWLLDLGIETVTVFAMSTENCTRRSEEERRNLFDLISGGLRELAKEKIIHEHKVKVNVIGKCEMWPKYLKEAAEEVQKATQHYNERYLYVAVCYGGRQEIVDAVKKIAMEVLEGKLKPEEITEETISEHLYTAGVPDPDLIIRTSGEERISNFLLWQSAYSEFYFADMYWPEIRKIDILRAIRDYQRRKRRYGK; this is encoded by the coding sequence GTGCCTTTGAATAGGCGAAGGTACAACATCGCGTTGAAGGGATTCAGAGTAACTGACAAGCTATTGAAACCAGTTTACGGAATCTACGAAAAGAGATTAGAGGCTGAAGTGAAGTCCAGACCCCTACCGCGCCACGTAGCCATAATTCCAGACGGAAACAGGCGATGGGCTAAGATGAAGGGCTTCAAGGAGTGGTACGGTCACAAGGAAGGCTACAAGAAAATGAGGGAAGTATTGCTTTGGTTACTGGACCTAGGTATAGAGACCGTCACGGTCTTCGCAATGTCTACCGAGAACTGCACTAGGAGGAGCGAAGAGGAGAGGAGGAATTTGTTCGATCTGATAAGCGGCGGTTTAAGGGAACTCGCGAAGGAGAAGATAATTCACGAACATAAAGTTAAGGTTAACGTAATAGGGAAGTGCGAAATGTGGCCCAAGTACTTGAAGGAAGCAGCGGAAGAGGTGCAAAAGGCTACCCAACATTATAACGAGAGGTACCTTTACGTGGCCGTATGCTACGGAGGTAGGCAAGAGATAGTGGACGCTGTCAAGAAAATAGCAATGGAAGTATTGGAAGGGAAACTAAAGCCCGAGGAGATAACTGAAGAGACGATAAGCGAGCACCTCTACACTGCGGGCGTCCCTGATCCAGACCTAATAATTAGGACTAGCGGCGAAGAGAGGATAAGCAATTTCCTATTGTGGCAATCGGCTTACAGCGAGTTCTATTTCGCGGACATGTACTGGCCCGAAATAAGGAAGATAGACATCTTGAGGGCGATTAGGGACTATCAAAGGAGGAAGAGGAGGTACGGCAAGTAA
- a CDS encoding flavodoxin family protein — protein MKVVGILGSPRKYGSSFKGLMLALKAAEKFGAQTEFYHLYQMDIKPCLGCVSEDVKVCRYPCIIEDDMRKLYDALIEADGFVIATPVYWYSPSGVVKNFIDRLTALENMIHIDGKSWLDGKVAGFIATGNDSGAMMAISQLMVIMNSMGVVIPPWSMAYTNELVDPLEKESFVTDALNVGRNVVLMAKAMKGEAVNRWYDPELYEWYEKELKDWIVELAREEEAKAEKPWKRFTS, from the coding sequence ATGAAAGTCGTTGGAATACTAGGTTCTCCTAGGAAATATGGATCCTCTTTCAAGGGCCTGATGCTAGCTCTCAAGGCGGCCGAGAAGTTCGGGGCTCAAACGGAGTTCTACCATTTGTACCAAATGGACATTAAGCCTTGTTTGGGTTGCGTCTCGGAAGACGTAAAGGTTTGTAGATATCCTTGCATTATAGAGGACGACATGAGGAAGCTATACGACGCTTTGATAGAAGCGGACGGCTTCGTAATAGCGACGCCCGTTTACTGGTATTCGCCTAGCGGCGTGGTAAAGAACTTCATTGATAGACTAACCGCGCTCGAGAACATGATACACATAGACGGTAAGAGCTGGTTGGATGGAAAGGTAGCGGGCTTCATTGCTACGGGTAACGATAGCGGAGCCATGATGGCCATCTCACAGCTAATGGTAATAATGAACTCAATGGGCGTTGTAATACCTCCTTGGAGTATGGCTTATACAAACGAACTAGTTGATCCCCTGGAAAAGGAGTCGTTCGTTACGGACGCGTTAAACGTTGGGAGGAACGTAGTTCTAATGGCAAAGGCGATGAAGGGAGAGGCGGTAAACAGATGGTATGATCCAGAACTTTATGAATGGTATGAAAAAGAACTTAAGGATTGGATAGTTGAGCTTGCGAGAGAGGAGGAAGCTAAGGCTGAGAAGCCTTGGAAACGCTTTACTTCCTAA
- a CDS encoding TRM11 family SAM-dependent methyltransferase: protein METLYFLISGYHRSIPVEEVIALHEAEGCPFQLLSVHNGLVLGRGDPKCSMRLTYRSAYVKEIGTVGYVSDGVSTTVLKELDCGKLKVHVVGGSEVPEVRLEGKGTCRAIATEDFIVIGKELSKRAHGKSEKGPFFSPGSMDPILARAMVNLSRLKKGGTFLDPFCGTGVFVMEASKVAKLGLCFDLDPAMCYGGRINLKWAGALSDNALTDSFSLPIKSNSVDAIATDPPYGRSVVSLAHDPIELFASFLGEAERVLKPGSYVTFAMSSKVRVMDAIGTTNLKLMKCHVQRVHRSLARLICTLRKA, encoded by the coding sequence TTGGAAACGCTTTACTTCCTAATTTCCGGCTACCATAGAAGCATTCCGGTCGAAGAGGTAATTGCCCTTCACGAGGCCGAGGGGTGCCCCTTTCAGCTCCTATCCGTTCATAACGGTCTCGTTTTAGGGAGGGGCGATCCTAAGTGTTCGATGAGGCTAACGTATAGGAGCGCATACGTAAAGGAGATTGGAACGGTAGGTTACGTTAGCGACGGGGTTTCAACTACGGTCTTGAAAGAGCTTGACTGTGGGAAACTGAAGGTTCACGTTGTAGGGGGGTCGGAGGTTCCGGAGGTTCGTTTGGAAGGCAAAGGTACTTGCAGAGCAATAGCAACGGAAGACTTCATAGTTATAGGAAAGGAGTTGTCTAAAAGAGCTCACGGGAAGAGCGAGAAGGGCCCCTTCTTCTCCCCCGGTTCCATGGATCCAATTTTAGCTAGGGCTATGGTCAACTTGAGCAGGCTTAAGAAGGGAGGGACTTTCCTTGACCCCTTCTGCGGGACGGGCGTTTTCGTTATGGAGGCATCTAAGGTAGCTAAACTGGGCTTATGTTTCGATTTAGATCCAGCAATGTGCTACGGGGGGAGGATAAACTTGAAGTGGGCTGGAGCTCTAAGCGATAACGCCTTGACGGACTCCTTCTCACTCCCAATTAAGAGTAATAGCGTAGATGCCATAGCAACCGACCCTCCGTACGGAAGGAGCGTCGTTAGCTTGGCCCACGATCCCATAGAGCTTTTCGCTTCCTTCTTAGGGGAAGCGGAAAGGGTACTCAAGCCCGGATCGTACGTAACGTTTGCCATGTCCAGTAAGGTTAGAGTCATGGATGCAATAGGAACTACTAATCTGAAGTTGATGAAGTGTCACGTTCAGAGAGTACATAGGAGCTTGGCCAGATTGATTTGCACACTGAGAAAGGCGTAG
- a CDS encoding 16S rRNA methyltransferase, translating into MRKLKVILLEASLELAPSNWPYGPLIDKRYHYHKLSNFPQKWKRGRPDILHTTLLILQDSVLNREGLLELYFHTITGEVYKVRSDERVPKHYDAFKEIMAQLLQYGKVPRDSEEPLIWKAYDDLSQFVKDHGKFILMHEKGELRRVSEVVSEAIETNAAIGIGVFPRGDFRRSTIKKARKLYSIWKDSLKAWTVACKLVSSAEELLIQFS; encoded by the coding sequence TTGAGAAAGTTGAAAGTAATACTGCTTGAAGCCTCCTTGGAGCTGGCTCCCAGCAATTGGCCTTACGGTCCCTTGATAGATAAGAGGTACCATTACCACAAGCTATCTAACTTCCCCCAGAAGTGGAAGAGAGGTAGACCGGACATCCTCCACACCACCTTACTAATCCTCCAAGACTCCGTCTTGAATCGGGAAGGGTTACTGGAACTCTACTTCCACACGATAACTGGCGAAGTTTACAAGGTGAGGTCTGACGAGAGAGTTCCCAAGCACTACGATGCCTTCAAGGAGATAATGGCGCAATTACTTCAATATGGGAAAGTTCCCCGTGATTCGGAAGAGCCCCTTATATGGAAGGCCTACGACGACTTGTCTCAGTTCGTAAAGGATCACGGGAAATTCATCCTAATGCACGAAAAAGGCGAGCTTAGGAGAGTCTCGGAGGTGGTCTCGGAAGCAATTGAAACCAATGCGGCTATTGGGATAGGCGTTTTCCCCAGGGGAGATTTCAGGAGGAGCACTATCAAAAAGGCGCGAAAGCTATACAGCATTTGGAAGGATAGCTTAAAGGCTTGGACGGTAGCCTGTAAGTTGGTATCCAGCGCGGAGGAATTACTCATTCAGTTCTCTTAA
- a CDS encoding DUF2208 family protein — translation MEPNPFGKKAMLLSQASMLTFATIMSFFPQYYGFLLVIYFILMLVIMYKYFGKHLKKAMERPKGKVHYEENSKELLETDPEMERILKGQMSQSLFSSLPIMVLLLFGFTLWPTITHIPNPVYRFAAIVAYFEGYTVLNYFLNKHAMKKMAEIPKPITSYKVTEGGIQIKPFGNIPFPLKDYEIKVVEESKAVDLVSKKPGVPSYRLYSKNPKRLAELLLKLGKGIEKVESNTA, via the coding sequence ATGGAACCGAACCCGTTCGGTAAAAAGGCGATGTTGTTATCCCAAGCAAGCATGCTAACATTTGCAACTATAATGTCGTTCTTCCCTCAGTACTACGGCTTCTTGTTAGTAATTTACTTCATATTAATGCTGGTAATAATGTACAAGTACTTCGGAAAACACTTGAAAAAGGCTATGGAAAGACCTAAGGGAAAGGTACATTATGAGGAGAACTCGAAGGAGCTCTTGGAAACGGATCCAGAGATGGAAAGGATCTTGAAGGGTCAGATGAGTCAGAGCCTCTTCAGCTCCCTTCCAATAATGGTTCTATTGCTCTTCGGTTTCACCTTGTGGCCAACTATAACTCACATCCCCAACCCGGTATATCGATTCGCAGCGATAGTTGCCTACTTCGAAGGATACACTGTCCTAAACTACTTCTTGAACAAGCACGCAATGAAGAAAATGGCGGAAATTCCGAAACCCATTACGTCCTACAAGGTAACCGAAGGCGGCATACAAATTAAACCATTCGGCAACATACCTTTCCCATTAAAGGACTACGAAATTAAGGTAGTCGAAGAGAGTAAGGCAGTGGACTTAGTTTCGAAGAAGCCGGGCGTCCCTAGTTATCGTTTATACTCAAAGAACCCTAAGAGATTGGCCGAACTGCTCTTAAAACTGGGGAAGGGAATTGAGAAAGTTGAAAGTAATACTGCTTGA